The region TAACTTTTTTTGTATTATAAATCCAAATGAATTGATAGCAAACTTCCCTATATTTAACGATTCCATATTCAATTCATCAAATGAAGCCTTCACGAGGTATACACTTGTATTTCTTACCTCCTTGAAAACTCGATACACTTGACGTATTCATCCAAAACCCCACATTAGCATGTATAATTAATGTGTTGACCATGACCCATGAGTTCAATAATTAGTCTAATAACTATTGATTACAATGATAccttaattaaaacaaaaataaaaatcgcAGCCGTGTGAATCAAATGGTGGTTTTTCTTTTCCCACTAAAAGAAAACCAAACCGCTAAAAGTGAAtttttgaaggaaaaaaaaaaaccaaatgaCGGTTTCCGCaaccaaattaaataaataaataaaaaacctcGCGActttgatttctctctttctctttgtggCACTTCAATCCCAGATACAGAAGAAGATTCATTCAATTCAAcaattcatattcatattcatattcatattcatattcattCACTCTATAGAGATAAACAAACACACCAACTGTAACAAACAATGGTgagttttagggttttgtgatCACAAAAACGGTTACAGATTGCGATGGAAATGCCTGCTAGAAGGACCAATTACTCTCTCCTCAGCCAAGTTCCCGACGACCAGTTCACCGCCGCGCCGTCTTCCTCCGGCGACGGAAAACCCACCCGAACTGCCAGGTCCGATTGGGAGCTCGTCGCCGATCACAGGGCGGCTCAGCAGGCGAACAATCGGATCGGGAGCTTATTCTCTTCGAGCGGCTTGCAGAGGCAGTCTAGTGGGAGCAGCTTCGGTGAGAGCTCGCTTTCAGGCGGAGGAGAGTTCTACGCTCCGACGCTGGCGGCGAGTGAGGTGGATGGTGCGTTTGGGTATTTTCATGAGGAGGGGAGGAATAGGTTGGTGGAGGCTCCGGGGAGGGCTAGTGGGTCTTCTGGGAAGAGCTGGGCGCAGCAGACGGAGGAGAGTTACCAGCTGCAGCTTGCTCTTGCGTTGCGGTTATCGTCGGATGCTACGTGTGCTGATGACCCGAATTTCCTGGATCAGGCTCCTGATGAATCGTCCATGAGGCTCCCTTTGTCGCCCGAGGCGGTTTCGCATAGATTCTGGGTATGATGATTGattgttgtgttgtgttgtgttgtgttgtgtgagTCCTTTGTATGTAGTGACTTAGATTGTGCTGATTTGAATTGTGATCTTGAATTCTGGTGATTGCTGTTACTGCGGCGACTTTGATTGTTAATGAATAACTAATTAGTTAGAATAATGAATGAGGAAGCGCGTGAATTGGCATGAGAATATTTTGGCTATGGGTAAAatcaggcttgttaatagcgcgcGCAATAGCGCTATATAGCGTAGCGCCCTGGGGGTTCATCGCTACTCCACTATTTGCCGCTATTTTCTGCTATAGAGCTCGAAATAGCGTTTTTAGAAGTTCATTTAGATTGAGACTGTTGGTCCTTTGCAATGAGTGATTGGAGGAGCTGTAGTTTGACTTGAATGGATGGGAGTTGTATTAGTACACAACCCTCCTAGGATGTTGTGTTTTGTTCGTTGCAGAGGACTGAGTTGAGTTTTGATTTAGTGTTGATGTCTACTAAGAGTAATCAGGATCTAAGTTGTCAATCCCGGCGGGTTCCCATCTCTGCCATGCCCTGGGATGAATTTTCCCATCCCAGATCATTGTTCTGCCATCCGGGCCAAAATCCCAGCCATCCTGGTGGGATAGTGAAGGCCACAGTTTCCCAAAAATGCCCCCAAATGTAAGCGTTGGGGGTTTTACTTAGGGGTATTTCTGGGTTTTCACAACGGGAAAACCCTAGGCCTTTGACTTTGTTTGATCTTTCCGTCTCTTCTACCTACTTTGACCCTCTCCTCCTCTTTCCATCCCGTATTTATAATTGATTTAGTATGTATGGTATATATATGGTATAAATTATACAAGATATAGACAAAAATTCACTATCCCGGCCATCCCGCTTTCGGGGATCCTGCTATCCCAGTTTTGAGGCTGGCCGCGACGAGTTGGGAACTGGAATTGACAACATAGATCAGGATATTTCGGAtcctttttctttcattttgttTGGTCCCAGGTCCTTCGAACAACCTCCTGGTTGTATTTTTTTCCATAGCACGACCAAGGAAAACTACCTCCTGGTGTTCAATTTTGATTCATAATACGTTTGCTGTGATTTCTGGGCAGTGTGTGGGCCAGGTAGTATGTTATGCTTTGTTTGTTTGgggagagagagaagaggaaaaGAGAGAATAGCGGagatgagtagagagaaagatgtgagaaatagagtagattttgtaggttgtttggtatggaaagagaagagaaaactaTGATGTGGCCTCTCTCTCACTTTGTTTGGTTAAATAGAGAATGGAAATGAGAGAGTTACTTTTGTTTAAAATTACATCTTTctcttaaaaatattaatatttataattgattattaataaattagtaGTGCTTAAAAGGGTAAAAGTGAGATATAATATAACTCTCTCTCAGTTCTCTTCTTATTCATGAAAATGAGAAGAGTGCAAAAACATGTGGGGCCCATGTATTTGCTGCATGCTTCTTCTCTCTGTGATGACACCGAACAGAGATGAAGCCTCTCTTTCTGCACTATCTCTCTCTGTGCCATCTCTCTCTGCACAACTTCTAcgctaccaaacaaagtgttaaTGTACGCCTTACATGCTAATGAACATATTGCATATTCTTCAGTTGAAGTTTGTTTGACCTCTACAAGAAGTGCTTTTATCATTGTTGCACtgcataaaaatataatattggaAAATATGGTAATTTAAGGAGTCCGAGAAATCTTGAAAATGTGCATTAATATTTTAGTGAGCAAAATGTGCTTGATCATCCTAGAGAAATTTGCTTACCTTAAAACCTGATTCTTTAGCTGTTGCATGAGGAAGAAATATAGCTGTTCCACTCTTTATTCTACTCCATCTCAAAAGGTGAAGGGAAATTGAAAACTGTTTCATTTTTTTGATAGACTTGATGTACTTATTGCTAGCTATTAAATTGTTGATTTTGTGTCTTGTTAATACTCTGCACCAGGTGAATGGCTGCCTATCATACTCCGACAAAATTCCTGATGGGTTTTACCTGATTCATGGGATGGATTCCTATGTCTGGACTGTGTGCACTGATCTGCAGGAAAATGGCCGAATCCCTTCAGTTGATACGCTTAAATCTGTAGATCCCTGCATCGATTCTTCACTTGAAGTAGTTTTGGTGGATCGACGCAGTGACCCCACCTTAAGAGAACTGCAAAACACAGTTCATAGCATTTCTTCTAGCAGCTTAACAACAGCAGAGGTTGTAGATCACCTCTCCAAACTGGTTTGCAATCGTATGGGGTGAGATTCCTTGAAATTCATAGCTTGACCTATTAAGCTTATTGTCTGGTATTGTCAGTCTAACTGTGTTTTATTTCTAACAAGGGGTTCTACTTCTGTTGGGGAAGATGACTTGGTTTCTATATGGAGGGATTGCAGTAACGATCTGAAAGATTGTTTAGGATCTGTTGTTGTTCCCATAGGTAGTCTATCTGTTGGCCTGTGCAGGCATCGTGCTATATTATTCAAAGTAAGGCTCAACTTCTTGTGGAGGTTAAAGGCTGTGATCACTGATTGTGCAATAAGTttacttgttttttttatacTGGTTTAGTGCAGATGAGTGTATTTAAGTTGTTTTGAAACAACTTTTTTTGTATCAATATTTTCAGGTACTAGCTGATGCCATTGGTTTACCTTGTCGGATCACTAGGGGCTGTAAATATTGCAAAAGGGTTGATGCTTCATCTTGTCTTGTTCGATTTGGCCTTGAGAGGTATATGTTTTATTGCCGAACACATATACTTCTTCATTTATAAGTAGAACTGCAATTTCATAAGCTATGATAACTGTGGAAATCCAAGATTTGTGAAAAGACTGTAGGTCAGAGGTTAACATTCTGtatattaacaatttaaatagattttattaatagtaatagtcctgacatgtcacatcctacATAATCTAATTACAGGGAATGTCTCGTTGATTTTATTGGGAAGCCAGGATACTTATGCGAGCCTGATTCCTTGCTCAATGGTCcatcttccatctcattttcttCCCCCCTGCGCTTTCCAAGACATAATCCAACTGAACCTACCATTGATTTCAGGTCACTGGCCAAACAATATTTCTTGGACTGTCTGTCCATTGAGCTTGTCTTTGACAGCAATTCTGCGGGTAACATCTGTATTTCgtatttaatttataatattctAGATCTGGGCTTGTGATATTGTTATTTCATATATCTTGAAGGACCTACTTATGCTATATTGTTGCATTCATTAATAACATAAGATCAAGGTGACCCAGATCTTTTTTATCTCCACTTTTTTATGAATGATAAAATCTTTTTCTTTAAGCTAGTTACTCTCCTTAATTCAGGCACACATGATCAAGGTCTTGAGACATATGTATCATGCAATCCTCCTCAGAACATTTTAGACTCAACAACAGTGGGCAAGTATCCACCGCCTTTAAAGCAGAAGCGTCCTGTTGGTATGCAAACCTCACTAGCACTAACTAATGCCAATGATGACATGATTGAGGGTAGGAGGTTTGTTGAAGGAAGTCTACTGAGACCTAGCAAACCTACTCGAGAAATTTCCCTTGACATGGATGATTTGGACATACCGTGGTGTGATCTTGTGTTAAAAGAGAAAATAGGATCAGGTATATCTCAACCTTTATAAGTGACATATTTTAAGAAGTCTTCCTTTTTTGGGGGATAAAAGAAACATTCTTTTGAAGAGGGAGTAGACGAGTAAAATGGATATCCCTTAGCAATGACAATAGAAAAGACGAAAACAAGAAGGGGAAGCCAGCTCATTATTGCAAAGCTCCCCAATCCATTATGTGTATTTGTCAGGGTGGTTTCATAACAAAAAAAGGTTATGGTTAGAGTCTTAGAGcaccaaataaaaataattcaaaatattGTACCCAGTAAAATTCATCACTCCAAAAATACCATACCACAAAATTTTGCCATGCCCTACAAACCTTCTAAAGTTAAATAAGATCTGATCTCTACTAAATTGACATGGTATTTAATGTGTTTGTGACATGACTTTCTTCTTCTAGTGAAATTATTTGTGCAATTAATATCAGGAGTCATTACTTGATGAGGACCTATTGTATTTCAGGTTCTTTTGGAACTGTACACCGTGCTGAGTGGAATGGCTCGGTAAGCCACTTCgttatttgtttatttaatgCTGCATAAAGCAATCAAATTATCATTGTTTGACCggtttcttttgaaattttagTTGAGCAGTCTCaacattaactagagatatggccaaataagtccttataaagggtagTGTAATCCTCacccctaagctagcttttgggtagaTTTAGGTCTAATCCAAATTCTAAGAAAAGAGAGTATATATTAAAGTAACGAGATGCTGAAATATTGAGATATGAAAACTAACTGTGCCCCTATTTGTATAAATAGTCCATATCAATTACAAGTATAGCACAACAAATACAAGTATAGCCCAATGATACTCCTAACATATGTCAATAATAATACATCAAATAAGCTGAAGCCAATGCACTTCTAGTAGAGGCCCAGCCCTTGttagtattattttttattgatcTTTAGCATCTCAGCCTTCGCAATGGAAAACAATGCTTATTGCCTTAGCATCTTATTTGCTAAAATTCTCTCCTTAAACTAGATGACTTCAATAAATTTTGACCTTTATTTCCATAAGTTTTCTATTTGAATTGTACGTAAGAAAGAGTAGAAGTTTACAACAATAAAATCAACAACAAAAGCTTTTCTCCACTTGGTGGGGTTGGCTACATGGATTGAATGGCGTTATAATGTTTTGTCAATGTCATGAATCAAGTGCAATGCATGAAAtaccatttaaatttaaatctcaATTAATAACTTGGCTTGCAGTTTTTCTTGGTCTCTCTCCACCTCTAGTTATTGGACTATTCGTGTGGTCTGTCCTTTTTACTGGTGCTTCTACATGTCTTCTTCACATATGCCAAATCCACCTAAGAAGAGACTCTACCATCTTTCCTTGTGCTACCCAACATTGTTTCTGATAATTAATTATCTTGTGTAATAATTTATCCATTGTAACATTCTCATCTATGCAACTTCAAGCTTACTCTACTATCTTGTCTTGTTGGCTCTTTTGCACCCGACATTCAACTCCATACATCATTATAGTTCTTATAGTTGTGtggtaaaaaaaatctttagGCTTGAGTAGTACTTTACTGTCATAAATCACCCCTAACGTTcctctttaaaaaaatttaatcttCAATAGAATAGATGTTTTGCACATGGAACTATTTTCATCTAACATTTTATTTCTGTAAACAAATGGAGTCTTAATGTTTCAAAGTGacatattttaatgattttatgcCTTTTGACTTCAATTTTATGTCCAGAATTTTTAAGCTGTGTTTATGTTATGATTTGGAATGCATATATGATATATGTCGAGGGCATCATATATCTTCTGACAGGATTATGATCCTCTTTTCAGGATTGCTTTATTAAAGTTTTAGCTGAAATATTGattcatattttttatgcttctctcttcctctccatATTTCcgtgttgtttttttcttttctttttatattcttTAACAACCAGCACATTGTCAATTGTAGGATGTCGCCGTGAAAATTCTGATGGAACAAGATTTTCATGCTGAACGCTTCAAAGAATTCTTGAGGGAGGTATGCTTTAAAGATCTAACCATGTGTTATGCAGAGAACACCAATTGGCCTTTATATATTGGCTTACTGTAGATCTGAGCTGTATTTTCACTTCTCTTGCTAGGTTGCAATAATGAAACATTTGAGACATCCAAACATCGTTTTATTAATGGGAGCAGTCACTCAACCTCCTAACTTATCAATTGTCACTGAATATTTATCAAGGTTTTACGCCTCTACCAGCCCTCAGTATTTTCCCCTAAAACAGGGAAATTTTTCAGAGTCATTGGATATTTTAACCTGGAGACCCTCACAGATTTTGAACTAAGTGCAGGGGTAGCTTATATAGGCTGTTGCATCGACCTGGTGCCAGAGAGGTGTTGGATGAGAGGCGTAGGATTGCAATGGCTTATGATGTGGTATGcatgtaaaaactaaaaaataaacataattgTTTCTGGTCAAGGTTAATTTTTAACTTCGTAATATTCATTTGCAGGCAAAGGGGATGAATTATCTTCATAAACGTAATCCTCCCATTGTTCATAGAGATCTTAAATCTCCAAACCTTCTAGTTGACAAGAAATATACAGTGAAGGTAAGAATTAGGATTTCTCTAGTACACCACCAAATAGACATGAAAGTTTCATGGAGATCATTTGTCATCCTTGGCAGTAGGATTCCACTTCTTTTTTCCAGCTCTTGCAAAGAGCTTTGCACGATTTTACGGATACAAGGCTATAATCAACCACAAAGGTTCATATAATTTTTGGTCTATTATAGCATGAAAGTAATCAGGTGTTATATTATATGTTCAAGTTTAATGACACTTTTTGGCCAGATATCAGACCTTTGCTCTGATAACCAGCTAGTCTCTGTTTGATGTGGGGTTGTAGCAGCCTTCTTCTCCCATCCCGCCCTTGGAACTTGTACATTGTCTTAAAAAGAAATGGCACCACTGATTCCACTTTGCATGACAGCCCATAAAAATAAACTATTGATTTCATTGGTTTTTCCTTTAATGGAAGTTGATTTCATCTGGTACTATTGAACTGGTGGAAGATTTGAGTTTATTGCAAAACTTTCTCTACCTTCACATAGCTGATAGGAGTTTCACTGTTTCAGCATTCTGCTGCCTAGCCATTTTTGTTTTGATGCAAATTTGGAATGTTGAAATGCTAATTAATATGAAAACAGCATGTGTAGTGTTAGAAACAACTTTtttgtggatttttttttgttttggggaGGGGGGTGGTCGTTAGCTTGGCTATCTATTTTCTCGGATATTAATGGAGTGTTTTTTAATATAATCCTCTTAGGTTTGTGATTTTGGGCTTTCCCGCTTAAAGGCCAATACATTTCTCTCCTCCAAGTCAGCTGCTGGGACTGTAAGTCTAAATTAGCTGCAGATATTTCTGTTTTGTGTATCTAATATTTCAAAGgttagtttataaatatatatatatatatatatatatatatatatatatatatatatatataatttaattgtaCTCCTTTTCCTTCCTTAGCCTGAGTGGATGGCTCCAGAAGTTCTTCGTGATGAGCCATCGAATGAGAAGTCTGATGTTTACAGCTTTGGTATAATCTTGTGGGAGCTTGCAACGTTGCAACAGCCATGGGGCAATTTGAATCCAGCACAGGTTTGTTTTATACCGCTGTTACATGAAACTGCAGTATGTTTCTGCTTTAGAGATTCTATTATAACTATGTTGCTTCAGTTTTATGATTGATTCATAAGATCTGAAACTTATGACTGTAagaatatacaatatatatatagtatgGAATAGCATGCAGTTGGTGATGGAAACCTGAATGTAATCGCAAAAAGTGTTTGTTCGTTGAAGCATGTGTCGAACAACTAAATGATGATAGGTAAATAGGACAGGTCAAGGTTCATATTGATAGGCCTTCATTCTGAAAGAGAAGGGACAGAATTTGTTAGAGGAGATAGGGATTTGAAACAACCATGCCAGGTGATATGCTAGGGAATAGGGATGTAGAATAAAATAAGGGCATCAGACCAGAAACCAAATGAAGTGAAAGGAGAGGAGAGAGGCACTAACGGTTTAAGGAGGGTTTGGATGAAGAGAGAGGGGCACGGAGTTTCTTCCTGCCTAATAGAGATAATGAAGTGgtaactcaaagaagtcccacattgccaagattagcaagtgcacaagtgcatatataataaagaacacacacacccattgccttaagcctaaggttttgtggtgttgtgtggttctaactaaggatttctaacatggtatcagagctggtctgatccaagccatgacttccgctttcaaaaaaaaaaaaaaaaacgtaaaaaaaaagtaaaaaaaaaaagattgaaaaaaaaaagcaaaaatggcAGTCCCATTTGCGCAAGCCAAGACCTCAGACTCAGatgaaggagcacaagtccaaggAACTCCGATGTTCCCGCTAGAGTACTAGCCCAGACAAAGAAAGTCGAAAGgcagactcagacgaaggagcacaagtccgacGACCACTGATGTTCCCGCTGGAGTTCAAGGcacaggcaaaaaaaaaaaaaaaaaaattggagtcccaattgagggggagtaatagagataatgaagtggtaactcaaagaagtcccacattgccaagattagcaagtgcacaagtgcatatataataaagaacacacacacccattgccttaagcctaaggttttgtggtgttgtgtggttctaactaAGGATTTCTAACACTGCCTGCAGCATCTCTTTGCAATTAATTTTTCTTCTGGGTTgcagttttttgtttttcagtATAATATCGAGGGATACCTCTGTTGTCAGGAGCTAAACTCCATTTTCTGTAATATAAGTTCCCAGCACTTAGTTATTTTTCCCTTTGGCCAATCAATGGCGTTAGAATCAGTATTTTCGCTAATGCATGATGTCCTGTAGGTCGTGGCAGCTGTTGGCTTTAAGGGAAAAAGGCTTGAGATCCCACGTGATGTGAATCCCCAATTAGCTGCAATGATTGAGGCTTGTTGGGCCAAGTGAGTTTAGATACATATGCCATTTCGTATTCTACTACTATATTGTCTATATgtgatttattgatatatttatTTTGCTGCAGTGAGCCCTGGAAACGGCCTTCTTTCTCCAGTATTATGGATTCTTTGAGGACAATGCTTAAACCCCCTACTCCTCAACCTGGTCGTCCAAACATGCCATTACTCACCTGAATGGTTGGGAGGCCAAGTTGTTATTCATGCACATACCACAGGATTTTATTGGTTTTGATATCTAACAGAATAGCTCTTTTACTTGTCGTAGGTACGTGCCAAATTCCATAATGGTGTTGCCAACACTAAATCTAGCTTCAATGTAGTATTTCactattttctgttttcttgtGGGGTAAAGGATTTCGTATGGGTCTTCTAGTGAAGATATGATCTGATTGTTATAATTGGAGTGTACACAAACTTTGGTTCAACCAGTTATAATCGTGCTGAAAACGCCGTGCTGAAAACGCCGTTACAACTAACTCATTAGAAGAGTTATTTGaagtttcatttatttatttatttttgcgGGGGTAGTGCTGTCGAACCTGATAATGTTTAtcctttgttttttatttatcctTTGTCCCTGAGAATGTTAGCTTACTGCATGTCCAACCTGTTATGGTAAAACTAATGCCATGTTTTTTGGTTGCAGAGACAAgttgtatattttttaaatcaGGTTTTGGAACACTGATTTCCAACGCAAAGCAAGAATTCTCCATCTTTGTTCCAAACAAAATTGTTTTGAGTCGGTGATATTGTAATTTCACCAagaaatgtttaattttttcccTTCCATAATTTCGTATGTAAAAATTATTCCCATTGTTTTAGACGCAGTTTATGATAAGCAGCTGCGCTGGCGGTGTACACCAACAATTGTTTGCCCTGTATTCGTGTAATGTACTTGAATCTGTCATTGCCTTGTTTAGAGAGTTTCCTTGTTTGAAAAAAAGGTCAATGCAAGGGGACGAATTGATTCTTTTGAAAGGAATTAAGAGTTGTGACTTACGAACACTAGAGTATCAGAAATTACTTCTTGCACTTCTTCCTCTGTTACTTCGTGAGCAATTGCTGGGTTATGATAGAGTTATAGTTCGCTGTTAAGCTCTTTCTGGTAGTTGTATTCTGTTGTAGACTTGTAGTAGTTAGATGTTAGTGAAGTCCTTGTATAATAGCTATGTGAGAGCCTACAGCGCAGTTGTAATATATAAATTTACATTTCTGCAAAATTAAGCTATACTACACTTTATAGGATGTCCCCGAAGGGACAAGCTATACTACATTTTGATCCCATTGGTTTTCATGTCATCAAGATGGTATCAGCTCTAAACTTGAGTTCCGGTTCCGTTCgtttttcttctcttacttAACAAAATGACCATTTTGGCCAAACAAGCCTGGAAATCCGCTTTACCTCCATCAAAACGAGAACCCTTCATTGGTTCTTGCGTCTTTTCTCTTGCATTGAAGGAATTATCATGCATGGCCTATGCAATGTGCTAGGGTATGTTGTCAATACTAACATTAGCTTTAGGGTAAAAAACTTAGTAAAGTATGTTTTATTAACACTCATCACATTaaacttatttataatttaagaaACTTATCGAAATAAGCTTAAactaattcataaatagatATAAGTGTTTGTTATAAGCTAGCTTGGCTTGGCtcctttttgaatttgaaaaccATCACCATGATCCTCACCTTAAGTGCTAGCTCCTTTGTGAAGAGTAGAAGAGATAAAGATGACTCGCTGATAGTGTTTGAGGGTGATTAGTGTTAATGTTTTGATCTTGGAAGaagaaagatgaagaagatgaatgaatCTTCTCTCtacactctctctcactcttctCTCAAAAAATCTCTCCTTTCCATCACTTTGCTTCAGAAAAACTGATTGAATAGCTTTCATAGAAGGGGGTGGACGGCCAACACACATAAATGGCAAGAGTTGTGCTTTTAGTTATGGTTCCTTCCCCATGCATACCATTTTTGGCCTAACCCATCATGACTCTAGCCTTTTaacctggactgggcgagaccccagggtccctcgcccaggagcgctaaCCCCATACAAGGGACGTGTTAAGGACTTGGGCCTCTTCCCctgaggcccaaccggcccacttaggaaaattgaaggtgcgaaGGCCCAACTCagcccctataaataggaggggagtaccaattgtaaagggctcttagctcatttgagaaatattcagattgaaattcagttattctctctctagaTTGTTCATATCGTTtccctcacactttgggtactctaCCCCTTTTGATGTTCTCTGGTTAGAAcattttggcgccgtctgtggggaacggtagatttcgattcccggactacgtggattgcgaTTCAATTACGTGAAACTCGATTTTTGTGCGGTTTTTCTCCAATTTTCAAGGTTTTCCGATTGCGTTTCTTCAATACATAAGCGAAGCTCGATGGAGAAACATGGACGATCACAAAGAGGAAGTGTGAAGAGTACAAGAATTCCGCTGCGGCACCGCGCGAACATGAGAAAGCACAAGAAGAACGTAAGGTCTTCAGTTTTCTTGTCAAGCGTTTCAGGCGACGCACAACCTCCGCCTCAGGCACCGAATGTTGGTAGCGGTTGGCAAGGGCTGATTTCCGATGTCGTTGATCGTTTGGAGCGACATGATACAGAGAACCGAGCAGCAGACGCAACACCAGCGCCTGGTGATTCATATAAGAGGGGTTACCGAGCATCTTTACGACAACCAAAGTTTTCTTCCTTTGAAGGAAGATTGCAGGCAGAAT is a window of Lotus japonicus ecotype B-129 chromosome 5, LjGifu_v1.2 DNA encoding:
- the LOC130716716 gene encoding serine/threonine-protein kinase CTR1-like isoform X3, whose amino-acid sequence is MEMPARRTNYSLLSQVPDDQFTAAPSSSGDGKPTRTARSDWELVADHRAAQQANNRIGSLFSSSGLQRQSSGSSFGESSLSGGGEFYAPTLAASEVDGAFGYFHEEGRNRLVEAPGRASGSSGKSWAQQTEESYQLQLALALRLSSDATCADDPNFLDQAPDESSMRLPLSPEAVSHRFWVNGCLSYSDKIPDGFYLIHGMDSYVWTVCTDLQENGRIPSVDTLKSVDPCIDSSLEVVLVDRRSDPTLRELQNTVHSISSSSLTTAEVVDHLSKLVCNRMGGSTSVGEDDLVSIWRDCSNDLKDCLGSVVVPIGSLSVGLCRHRAILFKVLADAIGLPCRITRGCKYCKRVDASSCLVRFGLERECLVDFIGKPGYLCEPDSLLNGPSSISFSSPLRFPRHNPTEPTIDFRSLAKQYFLDCLSIELVFDSNSAGTHDQGLETYVSCNPPQNILDSTTVGKYPPPLKQKRPVGMQTSLALTNANDDMIEGRRFVEGSLLRPSKPTREISLDMDDLDIPWCDLVLKEKIGSGSFGTVHRAEWNGSDVAVKILMEQDFHAERFKEFLREVAIMKHLRHPNIVLLMGAVTQPPNLSIVTEYLSRGSLYRLLHRPGAREVLDERRRIAMAYDVAKGMNYLHKRNPPIVHRDLKSPNLLVDKKYTVKVCDFGLSRLKANTFLSSKSAAGTVSLN
- the LOC130716716 gene encoding serine/threonine-protein kinase CTR1-like isoform X1 gives rise to the protein MEMPARRTNYSLLSQVPDDQFTAAPSSSGDGKPTRTARSDWELVADHRAAQQANNRIGSLFSSSGLQRQSSGSSFGESSLSGGGEFYAPTLAASEVDGAFGYFHEEGRNRLVEAPGRASGSSGKSWAQQTEESYQLQLALALRLSSDATCADDPNFLDQAPDESSMRLPLSPEAVSHRFWVNGCLSYSDKIPDGFYLIHGMDSYVWTVCTDLQENGRIPSVDTLKSVDPCIDSSLEVVLVDRRSDPTLRELQNTVHSISSSSLTTAEVVDHLSKLVCNRMGGSTSVGEDDLVSIWRDCSNDLKDCLGSVVVPIGSLSVGLCRHRAILFKVLADAIGLPCRITRGCKYCKRVDASSCLVRFGLERECLVDFIGKPGYLCEPDSLLNGPSSISFSSPLRFPRHNPTEPTIDFRSLAKQYFLDCLSIELVFDSNSAGTHDQGLETYVSCNPPQNILDSTTVGKYPPPLKQKRPVGMQTSLALTNANDDMIEGRRFVEGSLLRPSKPTREISLDMDDLDIPWCDLVLKEKIGSGSFGTVHRAEWNGSDVAVKILMEQDFHAERFKEFLREVAIMKHLRHPNIVLLMGAVTQPPNLSIVTEYLSRGSLYRLLHRPGAREVLDERRRIAMAYDVAKGMNYLHKRNPPIVHRDLKSPNLLVDKKYTVKVCDFGLSRLKANTFLSSKSAAGTPEWMAPEVLRDEPSNEKSDVYSFGIILWELATLQQPWGNLNPAQVVAAVGFKGKRLEIPRDVNPQLAAMIEACWANEPWKRPSFSSIMDSLRTMLKPPTPQPGRPNMPLLT
- the LOC130716716 gene encoding serine/threonine-protein kinase CTR1-like isoform X2; the encoded protein is MEMPARRTNYSLLSQVPDDQFTAAPSSSGDGKPTRTARSDWELVADHRAAQQANNRIGSLFSSSGLQRQSSGSSFGESSLSGGGEFYAPTLAASEVDGAFGYFHEEGRNRLVEAPGRASGSSGKSWAQQTEESYQLQLALALRLSSDATCADDPNFLDQAPDESSMRLPLSPEAVSHRFWVNGCLSYSDKIPDGFYLIHGMDSYVWTVCTDLQENGRIPSVDTLKSVDPCIDSSLEVVLVDRRSDPTLRELQNTVHSISSSSLTTAEVVDHLSKLVCNRMGGSTSVGEDDLVSIWRDCSNDLKDCLGSVVVPIGSLSVGLCRHRAILFKVLADAIGLPCRITRGCKYCKRVDASSCLVRFGLERECLVDFIGKPGYLCEPDSLLNGPSSISFSSPLRFPRHNPTEPTIDFRSLAKQYFLDCLSIELVFDSNSAGTHDQGLETYVSCNPPQNILDSTTVGKYPPPLKQKRPVGMQTSLALTNANDDMIEGRRFVEGSLLRPSKPTREISLDMDDLDIPWCDLVLKEKIGSGSFGTVHRAEWNGSDVAVKILMEQDFHAERFKEFLREVAIMKHLRHPNIVLLMGAVTQPPNLSIVTEYLSRGSLYRLLHRPGAREVLDERRRIAMAYDVAKGMNYLHKRNPPIVHRDLKSPNLLVDKKYTVKVCDFGLSRLKANTFLSSKSAAGTLWYNLVGACNVATAMGQFESSTGRGSCWL